In Catalinimonas alkaloidigena, the sequence ATGCACATTCTGGGTCTGGATCTGGACGACGATAGCCTGCGCGGAACGCCCCGGCGGGTCGCGAAAATGTACGTGCAGGAGATTTTCAGCGGGCTGCACCCTGACAACAAGCCGCATGCCACCCTGTTCGAAAACCAGTACCGCTACAACGAGATGCTGGTCGAGAAAGACATCACTTTCTACTCCAACTGCGAGCACCACTTCGTCCCGATTTTCGGTCGGGCGCACGTTGGCTACATTTCGAACGGCAAAGTGATCGGGCTTTCGAAGATCAACCGCATTGTGCAATACTTTGCGAAGCGACCGCAGGTGCAGGAACGCCTCACGGTGCAGATCATCAACGAACTGAAGCGCGTGCTCCAGACGGAAGACGTCGCCGTGGTAATCGACGCCAAGCACATGTGTGTGTCGTCGCGGGGCATTCAGGACGATACCAGCACAACGGTCACGGCCAAATACAGCGGTAAGTTCCAGGAAGAAGCGACCAAGAGCGAATTCCTCAGCCACAT encodes:
- the folE gene encoding GTP cyclohydrolase I FolE → MKPNETSSSTLSTERNGYSRNGQSPQELGDDHISTGDETPLREDAFDMDDETKMELIEKHFAQIMHILGLDLDDDSLRGTPRRVAKMYVQEIFSGLHPDNKPHATLFENQYRYNEMLVEKDITFYSNCEHHFVPIFGRAHVGYISNGKVIGLSKINRIVQYFAKRPQVQERLTVQIINELKRVLQTEDVAVVIDAKHMCVSSRGIQDDTSTTVTAKYSGKFQEEATKSEFLSHIYNTQPK